A single window of Tuberibacillus sp. Marseille-P3662 DNA harbors:
- a CDS encoding small acid-soluble spore protein H, translating into MHKRRAQEISASPNMANVSYNETPIYIQHVDEKNETARIYPLDDPENEHDVSLNELKEDYR; encoded by the coding sequence AACGGCGAGCACAAGAAATTTCCGCGTCCCCAAATATGGCTAATGTCTCTTACAATGAGACCCCTATCTATATACAACATGTCGATGAAAAGAATGAAACAGCGAGAATATATCCCTTAGATGATCCAGAAAATGAACATGACGTTTCGTTAAACGAGTTAAAGGAAGATTATCGATAA